A section of the candidate division KSB1 bacterium genome encodes:
- a CDS encoding nucleotidyl transferase AbiEii/AbiGii toxin family protein: MLWQQLTELAKEQRLPLSIVLAEALHLAVLQALFTRPQSDRIAFQGGTCLHLVYGGYRYSEDLDFAGKEIDRPFCDRLVEEARSPIEKAVVQMLGLGSFEWRFPETTRGAKVSAYWFLFQPQGQRQRYRLKIQFGQFPVYQVEARPVRSQMDVLSRQPLVVALSPAELLAEKLAALYGRRFLKGRDVLDIWYLTEVLKAPLDRDLVARNLQDYGVRMSPESCRQRIALIASSSLAAEMARFLPERYRTHLARNDYEAVRRKMLAVGEEVARTL, encoded by the coding sequence ATGCTTTGGCAGCAACTGACAGAGCTGGCTAAGGAGCAGCGACTTCCCCTGAGCATTGTCCTGGCGGAAGCACTGCACCTGGCGGTGTTGCAGGCGCTTTTCACCCGGCCGCAAAGCGATAGGATCGCCTTCCAGGGCGGCACGTGCCTGCATCTGGTCTACGGGGGGTACCGCTACTCCGAAGACCTGGATTTCGCCGGCAAGGAGATCGACCGCCCCTTCTGCGACCGCCTGGTGGAGGAGGCTCGATCGCCCATCGAGAAGGCCGTGGTGCAGATGTTGGGGTTGGGCTCCTTCGAGTGGCGCTTTCCCGAGACGACCAGAGGAGCCAAGGTCTCGGCCTATTGGTTCCTTTTCCAGCCGCAGGGGCAGAGGCAGAGGTACAGGCTCAAGATTCAATTCGGCCAGTTTCCGGTCTACCAGGTTGAAGCAAGGCCCGTGCGCTCGCAGATGGATGTGCTTAGCCGACAGCCGCTCGTTGTCGCGCTCTCTCCGGCTGAGCTTCTGGCGGAGAAGCTGGCCGCGCTCTACGGGCGGCGCTTTCTCAAGGGCAGAGATGTCTTGGACATCTGGTACCTGACGGAAGTCCTGAAAGCCCCGCTTGACCGCGATCTGGTTGCGAGGAACTTGCAGGACTATGGCGTCCGCATGAGTCCAGAGTCTTGCCGGCAGAGGATAGCGCTCATCGCCTCCTCGTCGTTGGCCGCGGAAATGGCCCGATTTCTGCCCGAGCGCTACCGCACGCACCTGGCCCGGAATGATTACGAGGCGGTGAGGAGAAAGATGCTGGCCGTTGGGGAAGAGGTTGCACGGACCCTCTGA
- a CDS encoding PA14 domain-containing protein: MDACYHRTISVVLWTLAVAMLLSFLACRKRSPGWQPAPSPLFTRWAKEVSPDNAWQEYPRPQMARKDWLNLNGLWQLAIVARQSARPASFPHRILAPFPVESALSGLARRVSLEERLWYRRTFRLPDSWQQGRVLLHLDAVDWEAEVYLNGVRLGQHRGGYDRFSLDVTEALRPRGKQELVVALWDPTDAGGQPRGKQTLTPGGIYYTPTSGIWQTVWLEPVPETFIAGLRLVPDVDRSTLLVSAEIRDETKSLRLVARATASGREVARQSGPADRELVLTIPSPRLWSPDDPFLYDLTVALERGGRKIDEVRSYFGMRKVTIGPDSSGVTRILLNGVPLFQIGPLDQGFWPDGIYTAPTDEALRFDLEMMKRMGFNMVRKHVKVEPERWYSWCDRLGLLVWQDMPSGANRTPEEREQFERELEAMVRGRFNHPCIIMWVPFNEDWGQYDTERIVEFVRRLDPSRLVDNASGWTDAGVGDVHDVHSYPDPIAPPVEPGRAAVLGEFGGLGHVVAGHTWTERGWGYDLLPTRERLRERYVEVLTGVHRLAREEGLSAAVYTQITDVETENNGLLTYDREVAKIPPEAVARANCGYLPPPLANRVTLFIERADAALITFRPGAEIHYTLDGRIPTRQDPVYSGPIPITEDRILQAKAFWPDGQESDVATYSFRKVAPLAPVPEKGFAPGLRVRYYEGEWEKLPDFASLQPVQETTHPAVDLAPTRRDTLFGLVYSGYLHVPVTGVYLFYLRSDDGSRLHVGDQLMVDNDGLHGAREKSGAIALQEGFHPFRVEYFQRRGGWALEVGIEGPGLPKQPLSPGILFH; the protein is encoded by the coding sequence ATGGACGCATGCTACCATCGCACAATCTCTGTTGTCCTTTGGACCCTCGCGGTGGCGATGCTCCTTTCTTTCTTGGCCTGCCGCAAGCGGAGCCCCGGCTGGCAACCGGCTCCAAGCCCACTGTTCACGCGCTGGGCGAAGGAGGTCTCGCCCGACAACGCCTGGCAAGAGTACCCGAGGCCGCAAATGGCGCGGAAGGACTGGTTAAACCTCAATGGCCTCTGGCAACTGGCGATCGTCGCGAGGCAGAGTGCACGCCCGGCTAGCTTTCCGCACCGGATCCTCGCCCCGTTCCCCGTGGAATCGGCCCTTTCCGGACTGGCGAGGCGGGTGAGCTTGGAGGAGCGCTTGTGGTACCGCCGCACGTTCCGGCTCCCCGATTCCTGGCAGCAGGGCCGGGTTCTCCTCCACCTGGACGCCGTGGACTGGGAGGCGGAGGTCTATCTCAATGGCGTCCGGCTGGGCCAACATCGCGGTGGATACGATCGGTTCAGCCTGGACGTCACCGAGGCGCTCCGGCCCCGCGGAAAGCAGGAGCTCGTGGTTGCGCTCTGGGACCCGACCGATGCAGGCGGGCAGCCGCGGGGCAAGCAGACCCTCACCCCCGGCGGGATCTATTACACACCGACGAGCGGCATCTGGCAGACGGTCTGGCTGGAACCGGTGCCGGAGACATTCATCGCGGGCTTGCGCCTGGTGCCCGACGTGGATCGGAGCACGCTGCTTGTGTCGGCGGAAATCCGCGACGAGACAAAGAGCCTGCGCCTGGTGGCGAGGGCGACGGCCAGTGGCAGAGAAGTTGCCCGGCAATCGGGGCCGGCGGACAGGGAGCTGGTCCTCACCATCCCATCCCCCAGGCTTTGGTCACCGGACGACCCGTTCCTCTACGATCTGACCGTTGCCCTCGAGCGAGGCGGCAGGAAGATCGACGAAGTGCGGAGCTACTTCGGCATGCGCAAGGTGACCATCGGACCGGATAGTAGCGGCGTCACTCGCATCCTGCTCAATGGCGTGCCCCTCTTCCAGATCGGCCCGCTGGACCAGGGGTTCTGGCCGGACGGGATCTACACGGCGCCTACGGATGAAGCGCTCCGCTTCGACCTGGAGATGATGAAGCGCATGGGCTTCAACATGGTGCGTAAGCATGTGAAGGTGGAGCCGGAGCGTTGGTACTCCTGGTGCGATCGCCTGGGCCTGCTCGTGTGGCAGGACATGCCCAGCGGCGCCAATCGCACCCCGGAGGAGCGGGAGCAATTCGAGCGCGAACTCGAGGCGATGGTGCGGGGTCGTTTCAATCACCCCTGCATCATCATGTGGGTGCCTTTTAATGAGGACTGGGGACAGTACGACACGGAGCGCATCGTCGAATTCGTCCGGCGGCTCGACCCCAGTCGGCTCGTGGACAACGCCAGCGGCTGGACGGACGCTGGCGTCGGCGACGTCCACGACGTCCACTCCTACCCGGATCCCATCGCGCCGCCGGTGGAGCCGGGGCGGGCCGCTGTGTTGGGTGAATTCGGGGGATTGGGCCACGTCGTGGCAGGCCACACCTGGACGGAGCGGGGCTGGGGCTACGATCTCCTGCCCACGCGGGAACGGCTGCGCGAGAGGTACGTCGAAGTGCTCACCGGCGTGCATCGCTTGGCCCGAGAGGAGGGGCTCAGCGCCGCCGTGTACACGCAGATCACCGATGTGGAGACGGAGAACAACGGCCTGCTCACCTACGATCGCGAGGTGGCCAAGATCCCGCCCGAGGCCGTGGCACGGGCCAATTGTGGCTACTTGCCGCCGCCGCTCGCCAACCGCGTGACCCTCTTCATCGAGCGCGCGGATGCCGCGCTGATCACCTTCCGGCCCGGAGCTGAGATCCATTACACGTTGGACGGCCGAATTCCGACCCGGCAAGATCCCGTCTACAGCGGGCCGATCCCGATCACGGAAGACCGCATCCTGCAGGCGAAGGCCTTCTGGCCGGATGGGCAGGAGAGCGATGTGGCGACGTACAGCTTCCGCAAGGTTGCCCCGCTTGCGCCCGTCCCGGAGAAAGGTTTCGCGCCCGGCCTGCGGGTCCGCTACTACGAGGGGGAATGGGAGAAGCTCCCGGATTTTGCCAGCCTGCAGCCGGTGCAGGAGACGACGCACCCGGCAGTCGATCTTGCTCCCACGCGACGCGACACGCTGTTTGGCCTCGTCTACTCCGGCTACCTCCACGTCCCGGTCACAGGCGTGTATCTGTTCTACCTGCGCTCCGACGATGGGTCTCGCCTCCACGTCGGCGATCAGCTTATGGTGGACAACGATGGGTTGCACGGCGCGAGGGAGAAGTCCGGTGCCATCGCCTTGCAAGAGGGATTCCATCCGTTCCGCGTGGAGTACTTCCAGAGACGCGGCGGCTGGGCGCTCGAGGTCGGCATCGAAGGCCCCGGCTTGCCGAAGCAGCCGCTTTCCCCCGGGATCCTTTTCCATTGA
- a CDS encoding galactose mutarotase: MQVSHEVFGKMPDGRVVEAFDLRNAHGMKARIITYGGIVVSLEVPDRQGKFADVVLGYSSLQPYLEDSPYFGAIVGRYGNRIANGRFVLDGVEYRLATNDGPNHLHGGVRGFDKVVWQGEPVREKDAVGVRLTYLSPDGEEGYPGNLRAVVTYRLTNQNELHIDYEATSDKPTIVNLTHHSYFNLAGEGSGDILGHVLQILADRFTPVDAGLIPTGELRSVEATPFDFRQPTPVGQRIDWDDEQLRNGRGYDHNFVLNSGGGMLALAATVYEPTSGRVMEVLTTEPGLQFYSGNFLDGHHVGKSGKAYGHRSGFCLEAQHFPDSPNTPHFPSVVLRPGETYRQGTVYRFSAR, encoded by the coding sequence ATGCAGGTCTCGCACGAGGTCTTCGGGAAGATGCCGGACGGGCGGGTCGTGGAGGCGTTCGACCTCCGCAATGCGCACGGAATGAAGGCGCGGATCATCACCTACGGCGGCATAGTGGTGTCGTTGGAGGTGCCCGATCGGCAGGGGAAGTTCGCCGATGTCGTGCTCGGCTACAGTAGCTTGCAGCCATATCTGGAGGACTCCCCGTACTTCGGTGCGATCGTGGGGCGCTACGGCAATCGGATTGCCAACGGGCGCTTCGTGCTGGACGGCGTCGAGTACCGTCTGGCCACCAACGACGGACCGAATCACCTGCACGGCGGGGTGAGGGGCTTCGACAAGGTGGTGTGGCAGGGCGAGCCGGTTCGGGAGAAGGACGCCGTGGGCGTGCGCCTCACGTACCTCAGTCCGGATGGGGAGGAAGGTTATCCCGGGAATCTCCGGGCCGTCGTGACCTACCGCCTCACGAATCAGAACGAGCTGCACATCGACTACGAGGCGACCAGCGACAAGCCCACCATCGTGAACCTCACGCACCACAGCTACTTCAACTTGGCTGGCGAGGGGAGCGGCGACATTCTCGGCCACGTGCTGCAAATCTTGGCGGACCGCTTCACGCCGGTGGATGCGGGGCTGATCCCCACCGGCGAGCTCCGCAGCGTGGAGGCAACTCCATTCGACTTCCGCCAGCCGACGCCCGTCGGCCAGCGCATCGATTGGGATGACGAACAGCTGCGCAATGGTCGGGGGTACGACCACAACTTCGTCCTCAACTCCGGCGGCGGGATGCTCGCGCTGGCGGCCACGGTGTACGAGCCCACCTCCGGCCGGGTGATGGAAGTCCTCACCACCGAGCCCGGACTGCAGTTCTACAGCGGCAATTTCCTGGACGGGCATCACGTGGGGAAGAGCGGGAAGGCCTACGGCCACCGCAGCGGCTTCTGCCTCGAGGCGCAACACTTTCCGGATTCCCCGAACACACCGCACTTCCCGTCCGTCGTGCTCCGCCCCGGAGAGACGTATCGGCAGGGCACAGTCTATCGCTTTTCCGCGCGCTGA
- a CDS encoding alpha-L-fucosidase, translating into MRENRRMRQGIRLAAIAVLFAMVGAMNAQKLPETPAERDARMHWWREARFGLFIHWGLYAIPAGEWQGNTEHGEWILHTAQIPLEQYEQFLHQFNPAKFNADQWVRLAKEAGMRYIVITSKHHDGFCLFDSKHTDYDVMSTPFKRDIMRELAEACAKHGLKICWYHSIMDWHHPDYLPRRPWEKRPAVGADYARYRQYLHGQVTELLTNYGPIGVMWFDGEWEDTWRHEYGVQLYNLCRTLQPQVIVNNRVDVGREGMAGLNREGEFVGDFGTPEQEVPATGLPGVDWETCMTMNRHWGYNKFDHDWKSPTELIRTLADIASKGGNFLLNVGPTPEGEFPEPCVERLKAIGRWMRANGEAIYGTQASPFALLPWGRCTQKALTGKRTRLYLHVFDWPSDGSLMVPEILNRPHKAFLLAEPRKPLRVIRKEDALVIQVPAQAPDSANSVVVLDIDGPPQVVRPPLIEAENDIFIDSLAVRITSPLQGLEVRHTTDGSEPTARSPLATGPLRLTATTTVKARCFRGKKALSAVSQADFLKVPAIPAAHIAGLVNGLRYEFYHGVWDVLPDFDSLTPVKSGTVSTFDFAPRDTSEHFAFRYTGFVHVPKDGVYRFFTVSDDGSCLFVAGQQVVDNDGLHGALERSGAIPLAAGFHPITVTFFERTGGDLLEVLWAGPGIDKQPIPAAALFHRP; encoded by the coding sequence ATGCGTGAGAACCGACGTATGCGGCAGGGCATCCGCCTTGCAGCCATCGCTGTCTTGTTTGCCATGGTGGGTGCGATGAATGCTCAGAAGCTCCCCGAGACCCCGGCCGAACGGGATGCGCGCATGCACTGGTGGCGCGAGGCCCGGTTCGGCCTTTTCATCCACTGGGGGTTGTACGCCATCCCTGCCGGCGAGTGGCAGGGCAACACCGAACACGGCGAGTGGATCCTGCACACCGCCCAGATCCCGCTGGAGCAGTACGAACAGTTCCTCCACCAGTTCAATCCGGCCAAATTCAACGCCGACCAATGGGTGCGCCTGGCCAAAGAAGCGGGGATGAGGTACATCGTCATCACCAGCAAGCACCACGACGGCTTCTGCCTGTTTGATTCAAAGCACACGGACTATGACGTGATGTCGACGCCGTTCAAGCGCGACATCATGCGGGAGTTGGCAGAGGCCTGCGCCAAACACGGCCTGAAGATCTGCTGGTACCACTCCATCATGGACTGGCACCACCCCGACTATCTGCCCAGACGGCCTTGGGAAAAGCGCCCGGCTGTCGGGGCCGACTATGCCCGATACCGCCAGTACCTGCACGGCCAAGTCACCGAACTCCTCACCAACTATGGGCCCATCGGCGTCATGTGGTTCGATGGCGAGTGGGAGGATACCTGGCGCCATGAGTACGGCGTGCAATTGTACAACTTGTGCCGGACGCTGCAACCGCAGGTCATCGTCAACAACCGCGTGGATGTGGGGCGCGAAGGAATGGCCGGCCTCAACCGCGAGGGGGAATTCGTGGGCGACTTTGGCACGCCGGAGCAGGAGGTGCCGGCTACCGGCCTGCCGGGCGTCGACTGGGAAACCTGCATGACCATGAACCGCCACTGGGGCTACAACAAGTTCGACCACGACTGGAAATCCCCCACGGAGCTCATCCGCACGCTGGCGGACATTGCTTCCAAGGGCGGCAACTTCCTCCTCAACGTGGGCCCCACACCGGAAGGGGAATTCCCTGAACCGTGCGTGGAACGCCTTAAGGCCATTGGCAGATGGATGCGCGCGAACGGCGAGGCCATTTACGGCACACAGGCGAGCCCATTTGCGCTGCTGCCGTGGGGCCGCTGCACGCAAAAGGCGCTGACTGGCAAACGCACCCGCCTTTACTTGCACGTGTTCGACTGGCCGTCCGACGGCAGCCTCATGGTGCCCGAAATCCTCAACAGGCCGCACAAGGCCTTCCTGCTCGCCGAGCCGCGCAAGCCCCTCAGGGTAATACGCAAGGAGGATGCGCTGGTCATCCAGGTGCCGGCGCAAGCACCGGACAGCGCGAACTCGGTTGTGGTGCTGGACATCGATGGGCCGCCGCAGGTAGTTCGTCCCCCGCTCATCGAGGCAGAAAACGACATCTTCATCGACTCGCTCGCCGTGCGCATCACCTCCCCGCTGCAAGGGCTGGAGGTGCGCCACACCACCGACGGCAGCGAACCCACTGCCCGCTCGCCGCTGGCCACGGGCCCCCTGCGGCTGACCGCGACAACCACCGTCAAAGCTCGGTGCTTTCGAGGCAAAAAGGCGCTTTCCGCGGTCAGCCAGGCCGATTTTTTGAAAGTGCCTGCCATACCTGCAGCGCACATCGCTGGCCTGGTGAACGGGCTGCGCTACGAGTTCTACCACGGCGTGTGGGACGTGCTGCCTGACTTTGACTCGCTGACCCCGGTCAAATCGGGCACGGTGTCCACATTCGACTTTGCGCCGCGCGACACCAGCGAGCACTTTGCCTTCCGCTACACCGGCTTCGTGCACGTCCCCAAGGACGGCGTGTACCGATTCTTCACCGTGTCTGATGACGGCAGTTGCCTCTTCGTCGCCGGACAGCAGGTAGTGGACAACGACGGGCTGCATGGCGCGCTGGAGCGCAGCGGAGCAATTCCCTTGGCGGCAGGCTTCCACCCGATCACGGTCACCTTTTTCGAAAGGACGGGGGGCGACCTGTTGGAAGTGCTGTGGGCCGGACCAGGAATTGACAAGCAGCCCATTCCCGCCGCAGCCCTATTTCATCGTCCCTGA
- a CDS encoding acetate/propionate family kinase codes for MNLIICNIGSTSLKFQLLEMPAETERARGHVERIASAEATLTFWVAGTQVARSTAAIGSHREAVQQALHFLTGPPHRVLSSLAQIDGVGFKTVQAGELSGSVLLTDQVLQAMEDFAELAPAHNPPYLAAIRMFRELLPATPLVGVFEPGFHAAAPDYAKVYGAPYEWFAKFGVRRYGYHGASHRFVAQETVRVLNLPPDRHRIISCHLGGSSSLCAIRNGVSIDTSMGFTPQSGLIQGTRIGDMDPFVLPYIMKKRGITLEQALQECSKDGGLKGLSGISEDMRDIKAAVARGDQRALLARNKFIYDSKRYIGEYLVLLEGIDAIAFAGGIGQCDAELRAEVLASLAFLGMKVDHERNQAHGPVISAEDSRIAALVVHTNEELVVARETMRVIQSIETVQ; via the coding sequence GTGAACCTCATCATTTGCAACATCGGCTCCACCAGTCTAAAGTTCCAGCTGTTGGAGATGCCGGCGGAGACCGAGCGGGCGCGCGGCCACGTGGAGCGCATCGCTTCCGCGGAGGCCACGCTCACCTTCTGGGTGGCCGGTACACAGGTGGCACGCAGCACCGCAGCCATTGGCAGTCACCGCGAGGCCGTGCAGCAGGCCCTCCATTTTCTCACCGGCCCACCCCACCGTGTGCTCAGCAGCCTGGCGCAGATCGACGGCGTGGGGTTCAAGACGGTGCAGGCCGGCGAGCTGAGCGGCTCGGTACTCCTCACGGATCAAGTTCTCCAGGCCATGGAGGACTTTGCCGAGCTTGCGCCTGCGCACAACCCGCCTTACTTGGCAGCTATCCGTATGTTTCGGGAGCTGCTGCCGGCCACCCCCCTTGTGGGCGTGTTCGAGCCTGGTTTCCATGCGGCAGCCCCGGACTATGCCAAAGTCTACGGCGCGCCCTACGAGTGGTTCGCGAAATTTGGCGTGCGGCGCTACGGCTACCACGGGGCCTCGCACCGCTTTGTCGCCCAGGAGACAGTCAGGGTGCTCAACCTCCCTCCAGACCGACATCGCATCATCTCCTGCCATCTGGGCGGCTCCTCCTCCCTGTGCGCCATCAGGAACGGCGTATCCATCGATACCTCCATGGGCTTCACGCCGCAATCGGGGCTCATCCAGGGAACGCGCATCGGCGACATGGACCCGTTCGTGCTGCCGTACATCATGAAGAAAAGGGGCATCACCCTGGAGCAGGCGCTGCAAGAGTGCAGCAAGGACGGAGGGCTGAAAGGCCTGTCCGGGATTTCGGAGGACATGCGCGACATCAAGGCGGCCGTCGCCCGTGGCGACCAGCGGGCGTTGTTGGCGAGGAACAAGTTCATCTACGACAGCAAGCGGTACATCGGCGAGTACCTGGTGCTTCTGGAGGGGATCGATGCCATCGCCTTTGCCGGCGGAATTGGGCAGTGTGATGCCGAGCTCCGCGCCGAGGTGCTGGCGTCGTTGGCTTTCTTGGGCATGAAGGTGGACCACGAACGCAACCAGGCCCACGGCCCGGTCATTTCCGCCGAAGACTCGCGCATTGCGGCGCTGGTAGTGCACACCAATGAAGAGTTGGTGGTGGCGCGCGAAACCATGCGGGTCATCCAGTCGATAGAAACAGTCCAGTGA